One genomic region from Chelmon rostratus isolate fCheRos1 chromosome 11, fCheRos1.pri, whole genome shotgun sequence encodes:
- the LOC121614229 gene encoding cytosolic phospholipase A2 beta-like: MFLYDEDPLKMDNLISTLKFDVSSLTAGKKESKEFIIDPRGKLWVAFELLESESQTVHSSCVSGKDAFTETRKGWRMRGAMRPSQVAKCSWLGEGDRGSESDCYVILSLPTATARICRTKTVSNNNSPEWNETFSFRVPSHVKNILEIKMYDEDMLARDDLISTLMFDISNLTVGTKETKVFIINPETDVSLEIEFELLQREDPPCEYLTNGILLAAPFSAVDIDVDKLLSSERFRDMVVKLRGAFQESKTLIAKEAAKLRFFVNRELETELEVATSDYSFAGNPIKSSVNVKPLPAKHAGKLSLLINQDTVDVNVETHECEEEPLAVRLDFDIPPQEKEFLKKRKVVVAQALQKVLGLGSQPEPEKVPTIAVVASGGGSRAMTGLLGSLRALKDIGFLDAVSYITGVSGSTWAMSVLYQDANWSQQDIDSTITAAKKQMTKSFLSVFCPEKLCYYSEEMTERANEGYIVSLIDMVGLIFEHLVFGKKVNSTLSEQQLAVDEGQNPLPIYTAVNMKDKLSGCESEAEWCEFTPYEVGIQKYGAFVQTEDFGSEFFLGHIIKRHTEVRLPYLMGIWSSAFSINLTQLWTFATGSEPSWSPWLGPDVSTLEVDTEPSTLDTYLINPLTDIASMLTNFLKSRPVIAQMYNFMRGLFLHWDYNKNSNFVSWKETHPDAFPNQMTPSDSTLCLVDSGHAINIGCVPVLRPERDVDLIITLSYSWDPGHILKVLRKTAAYCKDHDMPFPNADFDSLEKEPQKEIYIFEDKENPKAPIVVLFPLVNVTYKHFKRPGVKRETEEEIKAGEVDVSTGESPYTTKNMTYSEEDFEALVELTAYNILNNKEDILEVLRKVVEMKASKK, encoded by the exons TGAATCACAAACAGTCCACAGTAGCTGTGTCAGTGGTAAAGATGCTttcacagaaacaagaaaaggtTGGAGGATGCGTGGAGCCATGAGACCCAGCCAGGTAGCCAAATGCAGCTGGCTgggggagggagacagag GGTCTGAATCTGACTGCTATGtcattctctccctccccactGCGACGGCAAGGATCTGCCGCACAAAGACAGTGTCCAACAATAACAGCCCAGAGTGGAATGAAACCTTCTCCTTCAGGGTCCCCAGCCACGTGAAA AACATTTTAGAGATCAAGATGTACGATGAGGACATGTTGGCACGCGATGACCTGATTTCTACGCTTATGTTTGACATCAGCAACCTCACAGTAGGGACGAAGGAGACCAAGGTCTTCATCATAAACCCTGAG ACAGACGTCTCGCTGGAAATAGAGTTTGAGCTGCTTCAGAG GGAGGACCCCCCGTGTGAATATCTCACTAATGGCATCCTTTTG GCTGCCCCGTTCTCTGCTGTCGACATCGATGTGGACAAACTACTAAGCAGTGAAC gTTTTAGGGACATGGTGGTGAAGCTGAGGGGCGCCTTTCAGGAGAGTAAAACACTTATTGCAAAGGAAGCCGCCAAGCTGCGCTTCTTCGTCAACAGAGAGTTGGAGACAGAGCTGGAAGTGGCA ACATCTGATTACTCGTTTGCTGGCAATCCAATCAAATCTTCTGTAAATGTCAAGCCACTACCAGCCAAACATGCAGGCAAATTGTCCCTTCTTATTAATCAG GACACAGTGGATGTAAATGTGGAAACACATGAGTG TGAGGAGGAACCTCTTGCGGTTCGTCTGGACTTTGACATCCCTCCTCAAGAGAAAGAGTttctgaagaagaggaaagttGTGGTGGCACAGGCTTTGCAGAAGGTTTTGGGCCTTGGCTCACAACCAGAACCTGAAAAG GTGCCAACTATAGCGGTGGTGGCTTCAGGGGGAGGGAGCAGAGCCATGACCGGCCTGCTTGGTAGTCTGAGGGCCCTGAAGGATATAGGGTTCCTGGATGCTGTCAGCTACATCACTGGTGTTTCTGGATCCACATG GGCTATGTCTGTTCTGTATCAGGACGCTAACTGGTCACAGCAGGACATAGACAGTACCATCACAGCAGCGAAGAAACAGATGACCAAGAGCTTTCTAAGTGTCTTCTGTCCTGAGAAACTGTGCTATTACAGTGAGGAAATGACAGAGAGGGCAAACGAAGGTTATATTGTGTCACTCATTGACATGGTGGGCCTGATCTTTGAGCATCTTGTCTTTGGGAAA AAAGTCAACAGCACCCTGTCTGAGCAGCAGTTGGCAGTGGATGAAGGGCAAAACCCTTTACCTATATACACTGCTGTCAACATGAAGGACAAGTTATCAGGCTGTGAATCTGAAGCTG AGTGGTGTGAGTTCACCCCCTATGAGGTGGGCATCCAGAAGTACGGGGCGTTTGTCCAAACTGAGGACTTTGGGAGTGAGTTCTTCCTCGGTCACATCATCAAGAGGCACACAGAAGTCCGCCTCCCATATCTGATGG GAATATGGAGCAGTGCATTTTCTATCAACCTGACCCAGCTCTGGACGTTTGCCACTGGGTCCGAGCCTTCTTGGAGCCCCTGGCTTGGACCAGATGTCAGCACATTAG AGGTTGACACTGAACCATCGACTCTGGACACATACCTGATAAATCCACTCACCGATATCGCCTCCATGTTGACTAATTTCCTCAAAAGTCGTCCAGTCATCGCTCAAATGTACAATTTCATGCGTGGTCTCTTCCTGCACTGGgattacaataaaaacagcaactttGTGTCCTGGAAAG AGACCCATCCGGATGCTTTCCCAAACCAAATGACACCCAGTGACTCCACCCTGTGCCTGGTCGATTCTGGTCATGCCATCAATATTGGCTGTGTGCCTGTCCTGCGGCCAGAGAGAGATGTGGATCTCATCATAACTCTGAGTTACTCATGGGACCCGGGGCACATCCTCAAG GTCCTAAGGAAGACAGCAGCTTACTGCAAAGACCATGACATGCCCTTTCCCAATGCTGACTTTGACAGTCTGGAAAAGGAGCCTCAGAAGGAGATCTACATCTTCGAGGACAAGGAGAATCCCAAGGCCCCGATAGTGGTTCTTTTCCCACTTGTCAATGTCACATATAAACACTTCAAACGTCCCG GTGTGAAGCGTGAGACTGAGGAAGAAATAAAAGCTGGGGAGGTGGATGTGAGCACCGGAGAGTCTCCGTACACCACCAAGAACATGACCTACTCAGAAGAGGACTTTGAGGCTCTGGTGGAGTTGACAGCTTACAACATCTTAAACAACAAGGAAGACATCCTTGAAGTCTTGCGCAAGGTCGTGGAGATGAAGGCATCCAAGAAATAA